In Bacteriovorax stolpii, a single genomic region encodes these proteins:
- a CDS encoding penicillin-binding protein 1A — translation MKSLIVKIVFALLGVGLLAGMTGALAFTYFNLDLPKIDKLQDYKPNLASQIISKDGVILAELGLEKREIVEMKDVPQRVIDAFLSAEDDKFFEHKGVDYWGLSRAMFANFKAGRVVQGGSTITQQVAKSLLLSSERSITRKLKDFILAQRIEEKLTKKEILYLYLNQVYLGGGYYGVKAAARGYYNKELKDVTVAEAAMLAGLLVAPGKYSPYVNSHAAKMRQGYVLERMHKLKKISDADYKAAVAEKTVYRLREDELKAGYFTEWVRQKVVDVVGEKSFLVDGFKIKTTLDWELQKVAEEQIQRGIKEIDKRQGYKGPFAHIGSDEFVTFEKKSRINLFKDKSSYFTLNEHNDKVYEFHFDEKAYDEMEEEQNRLSVTSGDENFVPGVNAKDNLPNVLKENVQYEAVVTKIDDVARVVYVSLGGASGIIPFDYFKWAHKRSINENTAYYQEVTKPSTILRVGDLVHVQMVKKSVGVAEYLTKEGTAALSKSKSAALIRAQKYILCRLDQVAEVQGAIFSMDAKTGDILSYVGGSNYNHSKFNRVVQAKRQPGSAFKPILFAAALEHGYNPTTIIMDTPEAMPGFDSASSWKPKNYDGDYKGPVTMRVSLEQSRNIPTIKIADKVGVGTILKFAERIGFNAKLENNLSIALGTFGVSPRDMVTTFAVFANGGRYVVPHGIVSVVDRDGKKYIINEVEKDMKIPAGVEEEATNEALAGNPFTRSLAGKQVYDPRLSYVMTQLLKGVVTSGTGGAARAVGTNVAGKTGTTNDYIDAWFVGYTSNVVAAVWTGFDDNKTLGYGETGGRAPVNMWTEYMKATVRKYGDEPFEVPAGITQAWVDKQTGRKVAPNSPGAILESFAEAPDTPVEEGTGTAQKTRPLGDDEYFENQ, via the coding sequence ATGAAGAGCTTGATTGTAAAAATTGTCTTCGCGCTACTTGGTGTTGGACTACTAGCGGGAATGACGGGGGCGCTTGCCTTTACTTATTTTAATCTCGACCTACCGAAGATTGATAAACTTCAAGATTATAAACCGAACCTGGCCTCACAGATCATTTCTAAAGATGGTGTGATCCTGGCCGAGCTTGGATTAGAAAAAAGAGAAATCGTTGAAATGAAGGACGTTCCTCAAAGAGTAATCGATGCTTTTCTTTCAGCTGAAGATGATAAGTTCTTCGAACATAAAGGGGTGGATTACTGGGGTCTGAGCCGTGCGATGTTTGCTAACTTTAAAGCAGGTCGTGTTGTTCAGGGGGGAAGTACGATTACCCAGCAGGTCGCGAAGTCACTGCTTCTAAGTTCCGAGAGATCAATTACCAGAAAGCTTAAAGATTTTATTCTCGCGCAAAGAATCGAAGAGAAGTTAACAAAAAAAGAAATTCTTTATTTATACCTTAACCAGGTTTACCTGGGTGGTGGGTATTATGGTGTGAAGGCCGCAGCCCGCGGTTATTACAATAAAGAACTTAAAGATGTAACAGTGGCCGAAGCAGCAATGCTTGCGGGTCTTCTGGTTGCTCCAGGTAAATATTCTCCTTATGTGAACTCTCACGCCGCTAAAATGCGCCAGGGGTATGTACTAGAGCGTATGCACAAGCTTAAAAAAATCAGCGATGCTGACTACAAAGCTGCTGTCGCTGAAAAAACAGTTTACCGTCTGCGCGAAGACGAACTTAAAGCTGGTTATTTCACGGAATGGGTAAGACAAAAAGTTGTTGATGTCGTTGGCGAAAAATCATTCCTGGTTGATGGATTTAAAATTAAAACCACTCTTGATTGGGAACTACAAAAAGTGGCCGAAGAGCAAATCCAGCGCGGGATCAAAGAAATTGATAAACGTCAGGGTTATAAAGGACCTTTCGCCCACATCGGAAGTGATGAATTCGTAACTTTTGAAAAGAAATCGAGAATTAATCTTTTTAAAGATAAGTCATCATACTTCACACTTAATGAGCATAACGACAAAGTTTATGAGTTTCATTTTGATGAGAAAGCATACGATGAAATGGAAGAAGAGCAAAACCGCCTAAGTGTGACATCAGGGGATGAAAACTTTGTTCCAGGTGTAAATGCTAAAGACAACCTTCCTAATGTTTTAAAAGAGAACGTGCAATATGAAGCAGTTGTTACAAAGATTGATGATGTGGCCAGAGTCGTTTATGTCTCTCTAGGTGGGGCAAGCGGGATCATTCCTTTTGATTACTTTAAGTGGGCACACAAAAGAAGTATCAATGAAAACACAGCGTACTACCAGGAAGTAACAAAACCTTCGACTATTTTAAGAGTGGGAGATCTTGTTCACGTTCAGATGGTTAAAAAATCTGTCGGTGTAGCTGAATACTTAACAAAAGAAGGAACAGCCGCTCTAAGCAAATCAAAAAGTGCGGCACTGATCCGCGCTCAAAAATACATCTTATGCCGTCTGGATCAAGTAGCAGAAGTGCAGGGAGCGATTTTCTCAATGGATGCGAAAACAGGGGATATCCTGAGCTACGTTGGGGGAAGCAACTACAATCATTCGAAGTTTAACCGCGTCGTTCAGGCCAAGAGACAACCAGGGTCTGCATTTAAACCTATCCTTTTTGCGGCTGCACTAGAACACGGATACAACCCGACGACGATTATTATGGATACGCCGGAAGCGATGCCAGGGTTTGACTCGGCTTCAAGCTGGAAACCTAAAAATTATGACGGTGATTATAAAGGGCCGGTGACAATGCGTGTGTCCCTTGAGCAATCAAGAAACATCCCGACAATTAAAATCGCCGACAAAGTAGGGGTTGGAACCATTCTTAAATTCGCAGAGAGAATTGGGTTTAATGCCAAGTTAGAAAACAACTTAAGTATTGCGCTTGGAACATTCGGAGTAAGTCCGAGAGATATGGTAACAACCTTCGCTGTTTTTGCTAATGGCGGACGTTACGTAGTTCCACATGGAATCGTTTCAGTGGTTGATCGCGACGGGAAAAAATACATCATCAACGAAGTGGAAAAAGACATGAAAATTCCAGCTGGTGTTGAGGAAGAGGCGACAAATGAAGCGCTTGCTGGAAATCCTTTCACAAGAAGCTTAGCTGGAAAACAAGTTTATGACCCGAGACTTTCTTACGTGATGACTCAGCTTCTTAAAGGTGTTGTAACGAGTGGTACTGGGGGAGCGGCCAGAGCAGTTGGAACAAACGTTGCTGGTAAAACAGGGACAACAAACGATTATATCGACGCTTGGTTCGTGGGATACACATCAAATGTTGTAGCCGCTGTCTGGACTGGATTTGATGACAACAAAACTCTTGGATACGGTGAAACTGGAGGACGTGCTCCGGTTAATATGTGGACTGAATACATGAAGGCAACTGTACGCAAGTATGGTGATGAGCCTTTTGAAGTTCCTGCCGGAATTACTCAGGCATGGGTTGATAAACAGACTGGTAGAAAAGTTGCACCTAATAGTCCAGGGGCCATTTTGGAATCATTTGCGGAAGCACCTGATACTCCAGTGGAAGAAGGAACTGGGACAGCTCAAAAAACCAGACCACTTGGCGATGACGAATACTTCGAAAATCAATAA
- the gcvT gene encoding glycine cleavage system aminomethyltransferase GcvT — MSLLKTSLHEEHLSLNAKMAPFAGFDMPLQYSSVKEEVLAVREHAGVFDVSHMGEFFVSGPDAIAFVDNLITNDFKNAEMHKAVYSPLCREDGTVIDDLIAYKLGTDRVLICVNASNIEKDWNWISSKTGSFDCTLSNLSNEFSLLALQGPKAELILRDFGIKLPESFPYYSILETSHEGEKIIVARTGYTGEDGFEVFSSHEYAKRLWNKLIFNGVKPCGLAARDVLRVEVCYPLYGHEISDNVTPLDSGLGWTVKLTKPNFIGKAALEGYKPKYQLVKLSLDRGIPREGYDVLNAEGEKIGTVTSGTMSVVTGKGVALALIEKAKAPQDKKYSINIRNTNYEANFHAKAFVTGGHK; from the coding sequence ATGTCACTATTAAAAACTTCATTACATGAAGAACACCTTTCATTGAATGCGAAGATGGCTCCGTTTGCCGGATTCGATATGCCACTACAATACTCTTCAGTTAAAGAAGAAGTTTTAGCGGTTAGAGAACACGCTGGTGTTTTCGACGTTAGTCACATGGGTGAATTTTTCGTTTCAGGGCCGGATGCAATCGCATTCGTCGATAACTTGATCACAAACGATTTTAAAAACGCAGAAATGCACAAAGCTGTTTACTCGCCACTTTGCCGTGAAGACGGAACAGTGATCGACGATCTTATCGCTTATAAATTAGGCACAGACCGCGTTCTTATTTGTGTAAACGCTTCGAACATTGAAAAAGACTGGAACTGGATCAGCTCTAAAACCGGATCTTTTGATTGCACACTTTCAAACCTTTCAAATGAATTTTCACTTTTAGCTCTTCAGGGGCCAAAAGCTGAATTAATTCTTCGCGATTTCGGCATTAAACTTCCGGAAAGCTTCCCATACTACTCAATCCTGGAAACGTCTCATGAAGGTGAAAAAATCATCGTGGCAAGAACAGGATACACAGGGGAAGATGGATTTGAAGTTTTTTCAAGTCACGAATACGCAAAAAGACTTTGGAATAAACTCATTTTTAACGGTGTTAAACCATGTGGATTGGCAGCAAGAGACGTTCTTCGCGTTGAAGTTTGTTACCCACTATACGGACACGAAATCAGCGACAACGTTACTCCGCTAGATTCAGGACTTGGATGGACAGTAAAGCTGACAAAACCAAACTTTATCGGAAAAGCGGCACTTGAAGGCTACAAACCAAAATACCAACTAGTTAAACTGTCACTTGATCGCGGGATTCCTCGCGAAGGCTACGATGTTTTAAACGCTGAAGGCGAGAAAATCGGAACTGTAACATCGGGAACAATGTCAGTTGTAACTGGAAAAGGTGTTGCTCTTGCTCTTATTGAAAAGGCAAAAGCACCACAAGATAAAAAATATTCAATAAATATCAGAAATACTAACTATGAAGCGAACTTTCACGCGAAAGCTTTCGTAACCGGAGGACATAAGTAA
- a CDS encoding exodeoxyribonuclease VII small subunit, which yields MTKKKSFEESLKELENIVSKLESGELALEQSLEQFEVGTKLYKECKDQLSVAEKKIAVLTDSLKEEDL from the coding sequence ATGACAAAAAAGAAATCTTTTGAAGAATCTCTCAAAGAGCTGGAAAATATAGTATCCAAACTAGAATCAGGTGAACTGGCCCTCGAACAAAGTTTAGAACAGTTTGAGGTTGGAACTAAACTCTATAAAGAGTGCAAAGACCAATTATCAGTTGCTGAAAAAAAGATTGCGGTATTAACCGATAGCTTAAAAGAAGAAGACCTTTAA
- a CDS encoding patatin-like phospholipase family protein, whose translation MNRLLLCCLLIVLAACGSVQPIATSKTNSTTSSNQTNVPAQVDMGLPEEIGVGSGATPQLIPNEETVRLGDRGGDVFTPVEDSATIGQGVARKLRIGLSLGPGLYRSINYVSLLKYLERQNLSPQIVTGTGFGAVVAAMYASGMTPEVIEWNFYRYFKEKRKYRPYDAEWLEEIDTLLLEKLKNKNIQDTTKKLYITLYNSKTKKTYYFDKGNIRDLLLMNLKLSNSVDPRKKGNQYTAAFENEVFNPGLMKRLGADFAIGADVLGSKFDFEDSNEFLIGVYGRVSGRIAREKKGFDYFYSIPVSKMSLDSTENGAFYLLKTQEYVEGQAGTLKKLIQQKISSNEKI comes from the coding sequence ATGAATCGTTTACTCCTATGCTGCCTTTTAATTGTTTTAGCTGCCTGTGGATCGGTGCAACCGATTGCGACTAGCAAAACAAACTCGACAACGTCATCAAATCAAACGAATGTTCCTGCTCAAGTAGACATGGGATTGCCGGAAGAAATTGGTGTGGGGTCAGGGGCAACACCTCAATTGATTCCGAACGAAGAAACTGTCCGTTTAGGAGATAGAGGAGGAGACGTTTTTACTCCTGTTGAAGACTCGGCAACAATCGGCCAGGGTGTGGCGAGAAAGCTGCGCATCGGTCTTAGTTTGGGCCCAGGCCTTTACCGCTCTATCAACTATGTCTCGCTTTTAAAATATCTAGAAAGACAAAACCTTTCTCCTCAGATTGTGACGGGAACAGGATTTGGTGCCGTAGTGGCAGCGATGTACGCCAGTGGAATGACCCCGGAAGTAATCGAGTGGAATTTTTACCGCTACTTCAAGGAAAAGAGAAAGTACCGCCCATACGATGCTGAATGGCTGGAAGAAATCGATACACTTCTTTTAGAGAAGCTAAAAAATAAAAACATTCAGGATACAACGAAGAAGCTCTATATCACTCTTTATAATTCAAAGACTAAAAAGACGTATTATTTCGACAAAGGAAATATCCGCGATCTACTGCTAATGAATTTGAAGTTGAGCAACTCTGTTGACCCTAGAAAAAAAGGCAACCAATATACGGCTGCTTTTGAAAACGAAGTTTTTAATCCTGGATTGATGAAGAGACTGGGGGCTGATTTTGCGATTGGAGCAGACGTTCTTGGTTCAAAATTTGATTTTGAAGATTCAAATGAATTCCTTATCGGTGTCTATGGCCGAGTTTCAGGGCGCATTGCTCGTGAGAAAAAAGGATTCGATTACTTCTATTCTATCCCGGTTTCAAAAATGAGCCTGGACTCAACTGAGAACGGAGCATTTTATTTATTAAAAACTCAGGAGTATGTAGAGGGCCAGGCCGGAACTCTAAAAAAACTGATTCAACAAAAAATTTCATCGAACGAGAAGATCTGA
- a CDS encoding bifunctional 5,10-methylenetetrahydrofolate dehydrogenase/5,10-methenyltetrahydrofolate cyclohydrolase — MSQILHSASVKKLITKGLKAECKALKEKNIFPQLKVVLVGSDPASLIYTANKKKYCEKIGALCEIVALDEHISESDFLKTITQINEDQLVDGCIVQLPLPKQLSHLDVGSLVKKEKDVDGFHPENLYALMSNHLGPKNFISCTPKGILTLMQESQIEISGKHVVIVGRSMIVGKPLAMLLTNNNATVTLCHSHTKNLREITKNCDILISAIGKAQFIDETYISPDKNQVIIDVGMNTDTQGQLCGDVHYAKVENLVSAITPVPGGVGPMTIVSLAQNLLQASKNRLSL; from the coding sequence ATGAGTCAAATCCTCCACTCGGCTTCAGTTAAAAAACTGATCACTAAAGGTCTTAAAGCGGAATGCAAGGCCTTAAAGGAAAAAAATATTTTTCCTCAGTTGAAAGTCGTCCTCGTAGGTTCAGATCCAGCAAGTCTTATTTACACCGCTAACAAGAAAAAATACTGTGAGAAAATCGGTGCACTCTGTGAAATCGTCGCACTTGACGAACACATTTCTGAAAGCGATTTCCTAAAAACAATCACTCAAATCAACGAAGACCAATTAGTCGATGGTTGTATTGTTCAGTTGCCGCTTCCTAAACAATTATCGCACTTAGATGTAGGTAGCCTGGTAAAAAAAGAAAAAGACGTCGATGGTTTTCACCCTGAAAATTTATACGCTTTAATGAGCAATCATTTAGGTCCAAAGAATTTCATTTCGTGTACCCCGAAAGGAATTCTTACATTGATGCAAGAAAGCCAAATCGAAATTAGCGGAAAACATGTAGTTATCGTTGGTCGCAGTATGATTGTTGGAAAACCTCTAGCAATGCTTCTGACTAATAACAACGCCACTGTCACTTTGTGCCATTCGCATACAAAAAATCTAAGAGAGATCACTAAAAACTGTGACATCCTCATTAGCGCCATTGGTAAAGCACAATTTATCGATGAAACGTACATCTCTCCTGACAAAAATCAAGTTATTATCGACGTTGGTATGAACACTGACACTCAAGGCCAGTTATGCGGCGATGTTCATTACGCGAAAGTTGAAAATCTCGTCTCAGCAATCACTCCTGTCCCGGGCGGAGTTGGTCCAATGACCATTGTTTCTTTAGCGCAAAACCTTTTACAAGCTAGCAAAAACAGGTTATCTCTTTAG
- the gcvH gene encoding glycine cleavage system protein GcvH, producing the protein MSNNVPSELKYTKDHEWAKIEGDIATIGITDFAQSSLGDIVFVELPENGKTLGHHQTFGVVESIKSVSDLYSPLAGTVLERNDNLVNSPELCNAEPYGNAWMIKLKLSNPSEVNSLLSASDYENFLSTL; encoded by the coding sequence ATGAGCAACAACGTACCATCAGAACTGAAGTACACAAAAGACCACGAATGGGCAAAGATCGAAGGCGATATTGCAACTATCGGGATCACAGATTTCGCTCAATCATCTCTTGGGGACATCGTTTTCGTTGAACTTCCAGAAAACGGAAAAACTCTTGGTCACCACCAAACATTTGGTGTTGTTGAATCAATTAAGTCTGTAAGTGATCTTTACTCTCCACTTGCTGGAACTGTTCTTGAGCGCAACGACAACCTAGTTAACTCTCCAGAGCTTTGTAATGCTGAACCTTACGGAAACGCATGGATGATCAAACTAAAACTTTCTAACCCATCTGAAGTCAATTCTCTACTTTCAGCATCTGACTACGAAAATTTCCTTTCAACGCTATAA
- a CDS encoding cell envelope integrity protein TolA, translated as MKILTKDGQKISYSLVFSLILHVGFFAFAVKKIAPPDSFSIPQQVAFTEKKNSIKLDSIKFISLKQLQAIKDARNRQVVANETSGKNERPANSRFLGEKDQTFDRQTMAARNGAFKEAGLGKKSGSESTLAQTEPKSRPRPKKMAESRPKALKKALSLSDLGGFKMAEVEKMQNQAQETLQEMKKKMDEEARAGALGVDKGQLGKNGLAQNSDFVEDVPLGDMTNLNTTEFKYYGFYHRIRQKLEQHWGTSIKDKAKNLYRSGRRMPASENLITSVSVTLNDKGQIVDMQIEGTSGVRELDQAAIESFNKAGPFPNPPKGLLVGGRATIQWGFVVKS; from the coding sequence ATGAAAATCTTAACAAAAGACGGCCAGAAAATTTCTTATTCGTTAGTCTTTTCTTTGATTCTCCATGTTGGCTTTTTTGCCTTCGCTGTGAAGAAAATCGCCCCACCTGATTCATTCTCTATTCCTCAGCAAGTAGCATTCACTGAAAAGAAAAACAGCATCAAGTTAGACTCTATTAAATTCATCTCCCTAAAACAGCTTCAGGCCATCAAAGATGCGCGCAACAGACAAGTTGTTGCCAATGAAACATCTGGTAAAAATGAAAGGCCCGCGAATTCACGTTTTTTAGGTGAAAAAGACCAGACTTTTGACCGCCAGACAATGGCCGCAAGAAATGGCGCTTTTAAAGAGGCAGGATTAGGGAAGAAATCCGGCTCAGAATCAACTTTGGCTCAAACAGAACCTAAGTCTCGTCCACGGCCAAAAAAGATGGCGGAAAGCCGTCCAAAAGCTCTCAAAAAAGCTCTCTCTTTAAGTGACCTCGGTGGATTTAAAATGGCCGAAGTAGAGAAGATGCAAAACCAAGCGCAAGAAACACTACAAGAGATGAAAAAGAAGATGGATGAAGAGGCCCGCGCAGGCGCTCTTGGCGTTGATAAAGGACAGCTTGGCAAAAACGGTCTTGCTCAAAACAGCGACTTCGTCGAAGACGTCCCACTTGGAGATATGACAAACCTGAATACGACAGAGTTTAAGTATTATGGATTCTATCACCGCATCCGCCAGAAGCTGGAGCAGCACTGGGGAACATCAATTAAAGATAAGGCTAAGAATCTTTACCGCTCAGGCAGAAGAATGCCAGCGAGTGAAAACTTAATCACATCAGTGTCTGTTACGTTGAATGATAAAGGACAAATTGTAGATATGCAGATTGAAGGAACATCGGGAGTAAGAGAACTCGATCAAGCTGCGATCGAGTCCTTTAATAAAGCCGGCCCTTTTCCAAACCCTCCGAAAGGTTTGCTTGTTGGTGGCAGGGCCACAATTCAATGGGGATTCGTAGTTAAGAGTTAA